A single region of the Alosa alosa isolate M-15738 ecotype Scorff River chromosome 6, AALO_Geno_1.1, whole genome shotgun sequence genome encodes:
- the LOC125295749 gene encoding centriolar coiled-coil protein of 110 kDa-like isoform X2, producing MENYEEFCLRSLSKLQSEGKGETMRSVSPTPGQWLKSSVICIHGRTILSPRLTEEQRREMCVYRQRAAEKEAEREVLCRSSLLTQVQNILDIAQKRKVLQLSEAPNYSVKHSPQTELQLRSFPQGSDQQCLPDGRVVVTDTAHQVVPFALRLREVEVRTEEEEQEADDDEEEEEEEEMEEDSMGGEMSLQSLLRRSREYMEREQGRGTGSKVNCNSASGANATRPVAAVANESLSDKENENGSPVGETTSQRQSPESSAATVQRQCRDESVPTVGPRGSAESVPSGQWARLCQPEPSPTLRPHRGRPRPVSTGDLLFAFPATVDIGAARPKDIGVASWLTMDQRSPDHASSASSVAGSRRASNTGPSPVSEAAGIVGGAGASGGPNPPGPEGFRRRCHTLDSQICPPIDRSQERLPRFMAGVAQRPSARRSPPGPLYPGQGQDSPVPALLRNHPLTPDPVTSQVRQRLDSESDHESRRASLLSTPVEENRTDAVDAVQWRVQALEEEHAFQLSLLLAEQEREQQRLRQELVGMERCVSGVCASESGGEWGCVRGEQYPASRPCSSLSPGTAERSPPHSTYSMGFPSPLSPSVATPSAPSACTWGTARGSNKSRSRFSQVLSVEQQRALCRLTAVVRGFLIRRLLKTDKVKHLRQTVQDTQEFIRSFQTEAPQRRASLSPQDLSLQDRVRAQLRAARFDIHDIFFELSPEERLALLQQDRELRTERKLREMEKTKPLKERRCLSAATQKSLDRKKQRWSQWSMWPYVGQVFNVLLELLNLS from the exons ATGGAGAACTACGAGGAGTTCTGCTTGCGGAGCCTGTCCAAGCTGCAGTCGGAGGGGAAGGGAGAAACGATGCGCTCCGTCTCGCCGACACCTGGCCAATGGCTGAAATCCTCAGTCATCTGTATCCACGGCAGAACTATACTGTCACCCCGG CTGACTGAGGAGCAGcgaagagagatgtgtgtgtatcggcAGAGAGCTGCTGAGAAGGAGGCCGAGAGAGAGGTTCTGTGCAGGAGTAGCCTGCTCACACAGGTGCAGAATATTCTGGACATTGCTCAG AAACGCAAAGTGCTCCAGCTGTCCGAGGCTCCAAATTATTCCGTGAAGCACAGTCCTCAAACCGAGCTGCAGCTCAGAAGCTTCCCCCAGGGCTCAGACCAGCAGTGCCTGCCCGATGGAAGGGTAGTGGTGACGGACACCGCCCACCAGGTGGTGCCATTTGCTCTCCGGctgagggaggtggaggtgaggaccgaggaggaggaacaggaggcggacgatgatgaggaggaggaggaggaggaggagatggaggaggacagTATGGGAGGTGAGATGAGTCTGCAGAGCCTACTGCGGAGGTCACGCGAGTACATGGAGCGCGAGCAGGGTCGTGgcacagggtcaaaggtcaactgCAACAGTGCCAGCGGTGCCAATGCCACCAGGCCGGTGGCCGCTGTGGCCAATGAGAGCCTGTCCGACAAAGAGAACGAGAATGGAAGTCCTGTCGGCGAGACAACGTCGCAACGTCAAAGCCCCGAGTCTTCCGCTGCCACAGTCCAACGGCAGTGCCGGGACGAGAGCGTGCCCACCGTGGGTCCACGTGGCTCTGCCGAGTCGGTGCCAAGCGGGCAGTGGGCCCGGCTGTGCCAACCCGagcccagtccgaccctgcgcCCGCACCGCGGCAGACCCAGGCCCGTGTCCACCGGCGACCTCCTCTTCGCCTTCCCCGCCACCGTTGACATCGGCGCGGCTCGCCCGAAGGACATCGGTGTCGCCTCGTGGCTCACCATGGACCAGAGGTCGCCGGACCACGCGTCCAGCGCCAGCTCAGTGGCCGGGAGCCGCCGTGCCAGCAACACTGGCCCCAGTCCGGTCAGCGAGGCGGCGGGCATCGTGGGTGGTGCTGGTGCTTCTGGCGGACCGAACCCACCAGGTCCAGAGGGCTTCCGGCGGAGGTGCCACACCCTGGACAGCCAGATCTGCCCGCCCATCGACCGCAGTCAGGAGCGGCTCCCGCGCTTCATGGCCGGCGTGGCCCAGAGGCCCTCCGCCCGCAGGTCTCCGCCTGGACCTCTGTACCCGGGCCAGGGGCAGGACAGCCCCGTGCCTGCCCTCCTGCGGAACCACCCTCTGACCCCTGACCCTGTGACCTCTCAGGTCAGGCAGCGGCTGGACAGTGAAAGCGATCATGAGAGCAGGCGTGCCAGCCTCCTGAGCACACCTGTGGAGGAGAACCGCACAG atgcAGTGGATGCTGTTCAGTGGAGAGTGCAGGCTCTAGAGGAGGAGCATGCTTTTCAACTCTCCCTGCTCCTcgcagagcaagagagggagcaaCAGCGCCTCCGCCAG gaGCTGGTGGGCATGGAGCGGTGTGTGTCGGGAGTGTGTGCCAGTGAGTCTGGGGGCGAGTgggggtgtgtgaggggggagCAGTACCCAGCCTCCAGACCCTGCTCCAGTCTCAGCCCGGGAACAGCTGAGAGGTCTCCCCCCCACAGCACCTACAGCATgg ggttcccctctcctctcagtcCGAGTGTAGCTACACCCTCCGCACCCTCCGCCTGCACATGGGGAACCGCTCGGGGGAGCAATAAATCTAGGAGCAGATTTagccag GTGCTGAGTGTTGAACAGCAGAGGGCGCTGTGCCGGCTCACTGCAGTCGTCCGTGGCTTTCTCATACGCAGGCTGCTTAAAACTGACAAGGTCAAACATCTTCGGCAGACTGTGCAG GATACCCAGGAGTTCATTCGTTCCTTCCAAACTGAGGCCCCTCAGAGAagagcctccctctctccacaggATTTGTCTCTACAGGACAGAGTCCGAgctcag ctgCGTGCTGCTCGGTTTGACATCCACGACATCTTCTTTGAGCTGAGCCCAGAGGAGCGCCTGGCACTGCTGCAGCAGGACCGGGAGCTGCGCACCGAGAGGAAGCTGAGGgagatg GAGAAGACTAAGCCCCTCAAGGAGCGCAGGTGTCTGTCTGCTGCCACCCAGAAGTCTCTGGATAGGAAGAAGCAGAg ATGGAGCCAGTGGTCCATGTGGCCATATGTGGGTCAAGTGTTCAATGTCCTGCTTGAGCTTTTGAATCTTTCATGA
- the LOC125295749 gene encoding centriolar coiled-coil protein of 110 kDa-like isoform X1 has protein sequence MENYEEFCLRSLSKLQSEGKGETMRSVSPTPGQWLKSSVICIHGRTILSPRLTEEQRREMCVYRQRAAEKEAEREVLCRSSLLTQVQNILDIAQKRKVLQLSEAPNYSVKHSPQTELQLRSFPQGSDQQCLPDGRVVVTDTAHQVVPFALRLREVEVRTEEEEQEADDDEEEEEEEEMEEDSMGGEMSLQSLLRRSREYMEREQGRGTGSKVNCNSASGANATRPVAAVANESLSDKENENGSPVGETTSQRQSPESSAATVQRQCRDESVPTVGPRGSAESVPSGQWARLCQPEPSPTLRPHRGRPRPVSTGDLLFAFPATVDIGAARPKDIGVASWLTMDQRSPDHASSASSVAGSRRASNTGPSPVSEAAGIVGGAGASGGPNPPGPEGFRRRCHTLDSQICPPIDRSQERLPRFMAGVAQRPSARRSPPGPLYPGQGQDSPVPALLRNHPLTPDPVTSQVRQRLDSESDHESRRASLLSTPVEENRTDAVDAVQWRVQALEEEHAFQLSLLLAEQEREQQRLRQELVGMERCVSGVCASESGGEWGCVRGEQYPASRPCSSLSPGTAERSPPHSTYSMGFPSPLSPSVATPSAPSACTWGTARGSNKSRSRFSQVLSVEQQRALCRLTAVVRGFLIRRLLKTDKVKHLRQTVQDTQEFIRSFQTEAPQRRASLSPQDLSLQDRVRAQLRAARFDIHDIFFELSPEERLALLQQDRELRTERKLREMEKTKPLKERRCLSAATQKSLDRKKQRILLPSQGQNSPVPSQLHRQGSWYKKTPEHRVKRSDSLKKQHSLG, from the exons ATGGAGAACTACGAGGAGTTCTGCTTGCGGAGCCTGTCCAAGCTGCAGTCGGAGGGGAAGGGAGAAACGATGCGCTCCGTCTCGCCGACACCTGGCCAATGGCTGAAATCCTCAGTCATCTGTATCCACGGCAGAACTATACTGTCACCCCGG CTGACTGAGGAGCAGcgaagagagatgtgtgtgtatcggcAGAGAGCTGCTGAGAAGGAGGCCGAGAGAGAGGTTCTGTGCAGGAGTAGCCTGCTCACACAGGTGCAGAATATTCTGGACATTGCTCAG AAACGCAAAGTGCTCCAGCTGTCCGAGGCTCCAAATTATTCCGTGAAGCACAGTCCTCAAACCGAGCTGCAGCTCAGAAGCTTCCCCCAGGGCTCAGACCAGCAGTGCCTGCCCGATGGAAGGGTAGTGGTGACGGACACCGCCCACCAGGTGGTGCCATTTGCTCTCCGGctgagggaggtggaggtgaggaccgaggaggaggaacaggaggcggacgatgatgaggaggaggaggaggaggaggagatggaggaggacagTATGGGAGGTGAGATGAGTCTGCAGAGCCTACTGCGGAGGTCACGCGAGTACATGGAGCGCGAGCAGGGTCGTGgcacagggtcaaaggtcaactgCAACAGTGCCAGCGGTGCCAATGCCACCAGGCCGGTGGCCGCTGTGGCCAATGAGAGCCTGTCCGACAAAGAGAACGAGAATGGAAGTCCTGTCGGCGAGACAACGTCGCAACGTCAAAGCCCCGAGTCTTCCGCTGCCACAGTCCAACGGCAGTGCCGGGACGAGAGCGTGCCCACCGTGGGTCCACGTGGCTCTGCCGAGTCGGTGCCAAGCGGGCAGTGGGCCCGGCTGTGCCAACCCGagcccagtccgaccctgcgcCCGCACCGCGGCAGACCCAGGCCCGTGTCCACCGGCGACCTCCTCTTCGCCTTCCCCGCCACCGTTGACATCGGCGCGGCTCGCCCGAAGGACATCGGTGTCGCCTCGTGGCTCACCATGGACCAGAGGTCGCCGGACCACGCGTCCAGCGCCAGCTCAGTGGCCGGGAGCCGCCGTGCCAGCAACACTGGCCCCAGTCCGGTCAGCGAGGCGGCGGGCATCGTGGGTGGTGCTGGTGCTTCTGGCGGACCGAACCCACCAGGTCCAGAGGGCTTCCGGCGGAGGTGCCACACCCTGGACAGCCAGATCTGCCCGCCCATCGACCGCAGTCAGGAGCGGCTCCCGCGCTTCATGGCCGGCGTGGCCCAGAGGCCCTCCGCCCGCAGGTCTCCGCCTGGACCTCTGTACCCGGGCCAGGGGCAGGACAGCCCCGTGCCTGCCCTCCTGCGGAACCACCCTCTGACCCCTGACCCTGTGACCTCTCAGGTCAGGCAGCGGCTGGACAGTGAAAGCGATCATGAGAGCAGGCGTGCCAGCCTCCTGAGCACACCTGTGGAGGAGAACCGCACAG atgcAGTGGATGCTGTTCAGTGGAGAGTGCAGGCTCTAGAGGAGGAGCATGCTTTTCAACTCTCCCTGCTCCTcgcagagcaagagagggagcaaCAGCGCCTCCGCCAG gaGCTGGTGGGCATGGAGCGGTGTGTGTCGGGAGTGTGTGCCAGTGAGTCTGGGGGCGAGTgggggtgtgtgaggggggagCAGTACCCAGCCTCCAGACCCTGCTCCAGTCTCAGCCCGGGAACAGCTGAGAGGTCTCCCCCCCACAGCACCTACAGCATgg ggttcccctctcctctcagtcCGAGTGTAGCTACACCCTCCGCACCCTCCGCCTGCACATGGGGAACCGCTCGGGGGAGCAATAAATCTAGGAGCAGATTTagccag GTGCTGAGTGTTGAACAGCAGAGGGCGCTGTGCCGGCTCACTGCAGTCGTCCGTGGCTTTCTCATACGCAGGCTGCTTAAAACTGACAAGGTCAAACATCTTCGGCAGACTGTGCAG GATACCCAGGAGTTCATTCGTTCCTTCCAAACTGAGGCCCCTCAGAGAagagcctccctctctccacaggATTTGTCTCTACAGGACAGAGTCCGAgctcag ctgCGTGCTGCTCGGTTTGACATCCACGACATCTTCTTTGAGCTGAGCCCAGAGGAGCGCCTGGCACTGCTGCAGCAGGACCGGGAGCTGCGCACCGAGAGGAAGCTGAGGgagatg GAGAAGACTAAGCCCCTCAAGGAGCGCAGGTGTCTGTCTGCTGCCACCCAGAAGTCTCTGGATAGGAAGAAGCAGAg GATCTTGCTGCCCAGTCAAGGTCAGAATTCCCCAGTTCCCAGCCAGCTGCACCGCCAAGG GAGCTGGTACAAGAAGACGCCAGAGCACCGTGTCAAGCGCTCTGACAGTCTGAAGAAGCAGCACTCACtgggttaa